A single Candidatus Eremiobacteraceae bacterium DNA region contains:
- a CDS encoding amino acid permease: protein MQAPRRSILQRLMAVQPLSRVRPEEEGRPTLRRVLGVPALIGIGLGTMLGGIFTTMGSGAQAAGPGVILAFVFSGAACVFVALCYAEFASMVPVAGSAYTYAYATLGEFIAWIIGWDLILEYGISAAPVASSFSGYVQEGLQSINISLPAWMQSAQLATSWTPAAIGSWHFGALHVDLAASHYDIIAAVVVLLISLLLAIGIKESAGANAIFVWVQVAAFIIFFIACFSALHPANFTPFAPNGFHAIVRSAALVFFAYIGFDTVTVAAEESRNPQRDVPIGVIGSLLIGGILYILISVFTVGVVPWQHVDVNSAMGQAVRLAGNNHFFVAAVTAGAIAGTTSVMVTSLLGQTRIFYVMARDRMLPPAFAAIHPRFRTPARMTVITGVIVAFLALIVPLEKLLELVNIGTLSAFVIVSIGVFVLRFVAPHAHRPFKAPFGLAMSVLGCLSCLWMMIALPAATWIRFVVWFLIGVVVYAVYGYRHSLLRNPPPPADVPAAVEADPVT, encoded by the coding sequence ATGCAGGCGCCGCGGCGCTCGATCCTCCAGCGGCTGATGGCGGTTCAGCCGCTTTCGCGTGTGCGGCCGGAAGAAGAAGGCCGTCCGACTCTGCGCCGCGTGCTCGGCGTGCCTGCACTCATCGGCATCGGACTCGGAACGATGCTCGGCGGCATCTTCACCACGATGGGATCGGGTGCGCAGGCCGCAGGTCCTGGTGTCATCCTGGCGTTTGTGTTCTCCGGTGCCGCCTGCGTCTTCGTGGCCCTGTGCTACGCGGAGTTCGCCTCGATGGTGCCGGTCGCGGGCAGCGCATACACCTACGCGTACGCGACGCTCGGCGAATTCATCGCGTGGATCATCGGCTGGGACCTGATCCTCGAGTACGGGATCTCGGCCGCGCCGGTGGCGTCGTCGTTCTCCGGCTACGTGCAAGAAGGTCTGCAGAGCATCAACATCTCGCTGCCCGCGTGGATGCAGAGCGCGCAGCTCGCGACTTCGTGGACGCCCGCGGCGATCGGCTCGTGGCACTTCGGAGCGCTGCACGTCGACCTCGCAGCGTCACATTATGACATCATCGCCGCGGTGGTCGTGCTGCTGATCAGCCTGCTTCTGGCGATCGGCATCAAAGAGTCGGCGGGCGCCAACGCGATCTTCGTCTGGGTGCAGGTCGCCGCATTCATCATCTTCTTCATCGCGTGTTTTTCGGCACTGCATCCGGCCAACTTCACGCCGTTCGCGCCCAACGGCTTCCACGCGATCGTGCGCAGCGCGGCGCTCGTGTTCTTCGCCTACATCGGCTTCGACACCGTGACGGTCGCCGCCGAAGAGTCGCGCAACCCGCAACGCGACGTGCCGATCGGCGTCATCGGCTCGCTGCTGATCGGCGGCATCCTCTACATACTGATCTCGGTGTTCACGGTCGGGGTCGTCCCATGGCAGCACGTCGACGTCAACTCGGCGATGGGCCAAGCCGTGCGGCTCGCGGGCAACAACCACTTCTTCGTGGCGGCCGTGACCGCCGGCGCGATCGCCGGCACGACCAGCGTCATGGTCACGTCCCTGCTGGGCCAGACGCGCATCTTCTACGTGATGGCGCGCGACCGCATGCTGCCACCTGCCTTTGCGGCGATCCATCCACGTTTCCGCACGCCCGCGCGCATGACGGTGATCACCGGCGTGATCGTCGCGTTCCTGGCGCTCATCGTGCCGCTCGAGAAGCTGCTCGAGCTGGTGAACATCGGCACGCTGTCGGCGTTCGTGATCGTCAGCATCGGCGTGTTCGTGCTGCGCTTCGTCGCGCCGCACGCGCATCGCCCGTTCAAGGCGCCATTCGGACTCGCGATGTCGGTGCTGGGGTGCCTCTCGTGCCTGTGGATGATGATAGCGCTTCCGGCCGCGACATGGATACGCTTCGTCGTTTGGTTCCTGATCGGCGTGGTCGTCTACGCGGTCTACGGCTATCGCCACAGCTTGCTGCGCAACCCGCCGC